In the Afipia sp. GAS231 genome, CCACCATCGGCAGCGCGATCGACTTGTCGGTGCCGGTGACCTTGAACTCGCCGTTCTCGATGACGATGTCGTTCTCCGACGCTTCGAGCTGATGGGCTGCGATCTTCTTCGCCTTGGCTTCGACCTTTTCCATCGCCTTGATGATGGCGGTGCCGCCGACCGCAAGCGAGCGCGAGCCGTAGGTGCCCATGCCGAACTGCACTTTATCGGTGTCGCCATGGACGATCTGCACCTGGCTGATCGGCACGCCCAGGCGTTCCGAAATCAACTGCGCAAAGGTGGTTTCATGGCCCTGACCGTGGCTGTGCGATCCGGTCAGGACCTCGATGGTGCCGACCGGATTGACGCGGATTTCAGCCGACTCCCACAGGCCGACGCCGGCACCGAGGCTGCCGACCGCTTTCGAGGGCGCGATGCCGCAGGCCTCGATGTAGCAGGAGACGCCGAGGCCGCGCAGTTTGCCCTCGGCTTTGGCCTTCGCCTTGCGCGCGGGGAAACCGGCATAGTCGATCGCCTTCATTGACGCATCCAGCGAGGCGCCGAAGTCGCCGATGTCATAGGCCATGATCACCGGCGTCTGATGCGGGAACTGGGTGATGAAGTTTTTGCGGCGCAATTCCGCCGGGTCGACCTTCAACTGCCGGGCTGCTGTTTCCATCAGCCGCTCGACCAGGTAGCTCGCTTCGGGGCGGCCCGCGCCGCGATAGGCGTCGACCGGCGTGGTGTTGGTATAGACCGTCATCACCTCGGCATAGATCGCCGGGATGTTGTACTGGCCCGACAGCAGCGTGGCGTAGAGATAGGTCGGCACCGACGACGAGAACAGCGACATGTAGGCGCCGAGATTGGCGTGGGTTTTTACCCGCAAGCCGATGATCTTGTTGTCCTTGTCGAACGCCATCTCGGCCTTCGAGATATGGTCGCGGCCATGGGCGTCGGTCAGAAAGGCTTCGGTGCGGTCGCCGGTCCACTTCACCGGGCGACAGACCTTCTTGGAGGCCCACAGCGCCACCATTTCTTCGGGATAGATGTAGATCTTGGAGCCGAAACCGCCGCCGACGTCGGGCGCGATCACCCGCAGCTTGTGCTCCGGCGCGATGTTGTAGAACGCCGAAAGCACCAGGCGGGCGACATGCGGGTTCTGCGACGTCGTGTACAGTGTAAAATGCTCTTCGGCCTCGTCATATTCCGCGATCGCCGCGCGCGGCTCCATTGCGTTCGGCACCAGGCGATTATTGGTCAACTCCAGGGTCACCACA is a window encoding:
- a CDS encoding xanthine dehydrogenase family protein molybdopterin-binding subunit; translation: MGVEGIGASVVRKEDRRFTTGKGRYVDDIKLQGMTHAHFIRSPHAHAKVKGIDSSAAMKMPGVVGVLTGQQIVDDKVGNLICGWAITSKDGTPMKMGAWPAMAPETVRFVGQAVAVVIAETKNQAKDAAEAVVVDYEELPVVADIRSALKPGAPQLHPEAPGNVIYDWHIGDEAAVKDAFGKAANVVTLELTNNRLVPNAMEPRAAIAEYDEAEEHFTLYTTSQNPHVARLVLSAFYNIAPEHKLRVIAPDVGGGFGSKIYIYPEEMVALWASKKVCRPVKWTGDRTEAFLTDAHGRDHISKAEMAFDKDNKIIGLRVKTHANLGAYMSLFSSSVPTYLYATLLSGQYNIPAIYAEVMTVYTNTTPVDAYRGAGRPEASYLVERLMETAARQLKVDPAELRRKNFITQFPHQTPVIMAYDIGDFGASLDASMKAIDYAGFPARKAKAKAEGKLRGLGVSCYIEACGIAPSKAVGSLGAGVGLWESAEIRVNPVGTIEVLTGSHSHGQGHETTFAQLISERLGVPISQVQIVHGDTDKVQFGMGTYGSRSLAVGGTAIIKAMEKVEAKAKKIAAHQLEASENDIVIENGEFKVTGTDKSIALPMVALAAYTAHNLPDGMEPGLKETAFYDPTNFTFPAGTYICEIEVDPATGKTSFVNFVAADDFGRLINPMIVEGQVHGGLAQGIGQALLEHAVYDSNGQPITASFMDYTMPRADDLPSFKLSHTPTLCPGNPLGVKGCGEAGAIGSSAAVINAITDAIGHNKLEMPATPDRVWHAIHG